From the Finegoldia magna ATCC 29328 genome, the window CTATATGGAAAGATACAAAGAGTCCAAAACCAATTTAAAATATCTTCACCAATATTAAGTAAAACTTTTGGCGGGAAATTGGGCATAATTTATCCAATTTACAAAGTTAAAAAAGGCATAACAAATAACGATATGATTAAGTTTGTTGATTTTGCTATTAAACATTGTATTGATGAAATAAAAAATGTTATTCCGTATAGTATGATTAAAAACTATGATATTGAAAATAAAAGAAATGCGATAAAAAACATTCATAAACCAGTTGATTACATGCAATTTAAAAGAGCTAGAACTGCTCTTGTTCTTGAAGAAGTTATTATAATGCAACTTGCAATGAAATCGATGAAAACATCACTCAACCAACAAAATTATATAAAACTTCAATCAGATGAAAGTATAAATATTTTCATAAATTCTTTAAAATTTGAACTTACAAAAGGACAACTTGAAGCAATAAAAGATATCGAAATGGACATGACATCTGAAAAGAGAATGAATAGACTGGTTCAAGGTGATGTTGGAAGTGGCAAGACAATAGTAGCGGAGGCAGCGATTTTTAAATCACATTCTAGTGGTTACCAATCTGCCTTTATGGCTCCTACAGATATATTAGCGACACAACATTATGAAAGCTTGTCAGAAGATTTTTCAAAATTTGGAATAAAAGTTTGCTTATTGAAATCTGACTTAACAAAATCAGAAAAAGATTTGGTTCTAAAAGGAATAAAATCAGGATATTTCGATGTTATAGTAGGAACCCATGCAATAATACAAGATTTTGTTGAATTTAAAAGACTTGGACTTGTAATTACTGATGAACAACATAGATTTGGAGTGGGTCAAAGAAAAAAAATTTCTGACAAAGGTCAAAATCCAGATGTTCTTGTAATGACAGCTACTCCAATTCCTAGAACTTTAGCACTTTCTTATTACGGAGATTTAGATATATCAACAATAAATGAAATGCCTAAAGGAAGAAAAATAATAGAAACATATTCTGTTGGCTTTAGCTACGAAAAAAGGATAGCGGATTTTATAAGAAAACAAGTTGATAATGGGTTTCAGGCATATATCGTTTGTCCATTGATAGAAGAATCTGAATCTTTAGAATTAGAAAATGTAACGGAACTTTACAATAGGCTTACTGGTGAATATTTTTCAGATATAAATGTTGGAATGTTACATGGAAAAATGAAATCCTCGGAAAAAGAAGAAACTATGAAAGATTTTGTAGACGGTAAAACAAAAATACTTGTATCTACAACTGTTATTGAGGTTGGAGTTAATGTTAGAAAAGCAAATGTAATAGTTATTTATAACGCTGAAAGATTTGGACTTTCACAACTTCATCAACTTAGGGGAAGAGTAGGTAGATCATCAGATCAATCATATTGTATACTTATCAATAAAGCACATTCTGATGAGCAAATGGAAAGAATGAATATTATGGTCAAGACAAATAGCGGATTTGAACTATCACAAAAAGATTTGATGATGAGAGGTAGTGGTGATTTATTAGGAACTAGACAATCAGGAATACCGCTTTTAAATATCGCAGATCTTGAAAAAGATTATGATTTGATAGAAAAAGCAGCGGTGATAACTGATTATATCTACACTAATGATTTGTTAAAAAATAAAGAATATAGTTATTTAAATGAAGAAATAAACAAATTTAAAGATAAATTATTAGAAAATGTTATTTTTAATTGAGGTGAGAAATGAAAGTTATTTCAGGAAAAATGAGAGGTATGAACTTAAATACTGATTTAGATAGATTTACAAGACCAACTGAAGGCAAAATAAAAGAAGCTATATTTAGCGTGATATTTCAGGTAAAACCAAATTCTAAAGCATTGGATTTATTTGCTGGAAGTGGAGCAGTTGGGATAGAATTCTTAAGTAGAGGTTGTGATTTGGTAGTATTTAGTGAAGCTTCTAGTGATAATATAAGATGCATCAATGAAAATATTGAACATACGAAATCACAAGAATTTACAAAAGTATTTAAGGGAGATTTTAAGAAAAATATATTGAATATCAAGAGGCAAGGAATAAAATTCGACTATGTTTTTATAGATCCTCCATACGAAAGACTAAATTATTACAAAGAATCAATTCAAATGCTCTTAGATAATGATATTTTGAATGATGATTGTCTTGTGATATTAGAATCAGAAAAAGAGTTGCCAGATGAATATTTTGGTTCTTTGAATTTGGAAAAGCAAAAACAATATGGAAAAAAGAAAAATATTTATTTTTTGAGGAAAGATAATGAATAAAACAAAAGTTTTATATCCAGGTAGTTTTGATCCGATAACAAATGGGCACATGGATATCATTGAAAGAAGCGCAAAGATTTTTGAAGAAGTAAATGTAGCTGTTGTAAAAAATATTCAAAAGAAAAGTACATTTACGCTAGAACAGAGAGTTGAAATGATTGAAAAAGCTTGTAAACATTTATCTAATGTAAAGATCCATCAATTTGAAGGATTGACTGTAGATTTTGCAAAACAAATAGGATGTAGTACAATTATAAGGGGACTACGTGCTGTAAGTGATTTTGAGTCAGAAATGCAAATGTCATTGGCTAATAAAAAGTTAAATGATGAATTAGAAACATTATTTCTAGTTGCAGATGGAAAGTATGCATTTCTTTCGTCTTCTATAGTAAGGGAGATAGCTTCATATGGCGCTGATATCTCAGAACTTGTTCCAGAAAATATCGTTGAGGATATAAAGCAAAGATTTAACGATAAATAAACGCTTTATCTTGAATTAATTTGATATTTTTATTATAATAATTATAAGAATAATTAGCTCAATGCGGGAGGGTTACATGGATATTATTAAATTAATAGAAGAAATGGAAGACATACTTGATGAAGCATCAACAGTTCCATTTTCTAAAAAGGTTATGGTAGAAAGAGAAGAACTTTTATCAGTTTTAAAAGACATGAGAGAAAATCTACCAGAAGAAATCAAACAAGCTCAATGGACTAATGCTGAAAAGAATAGAATTATTGATGAAGCTAACAGAGAGTCTGAAAATATTAGAACTCAAGCTTATAAAGAAGCTGAAAAAATTGACCAAGAAGCTCGTAACAGATTTGAAACAATGGTAAATGAACACGATGTTACTATTGCAGCTCAAAAAAACGCGGAAGAAATTACTTCTCAAGCCGAAAACAATGCTAGACTATTGAAGAGTCAATCTATTCAATATATCGATGAAATGTTAGAAACAACACAAGATAAATTACACAATTTATTGGATGAATTACAAGAAAATAGAAACGAATTAAAAGGCTAATAAAAAGCTTGGTAGTTATACTACCAAGCTTTTTTAAGTATTATTTTAATAAATTATCTGCGAACGTTTTGATGTCATTAGTAGAGTTTTCATCTGGTGCATCGTAACAAATTACAGTGTCAATAACATTTAAATTGTTTTTATCACATCTTTCTTTCCAAAATCCCATCCATTCGCCGTTGTTCCATTCGTATGATCCGAATAAGGCGATTTTTTTATCATTTAATTTATTTTCTAAATCTGAAAACATTGGTTCAAATGATGTATCCTCTAACTCTTCGTCTCCCATAGCAGGGCATCCGAAAGCAATTACATCGAAATTATCGATATTGCAGTTTTGATAATCATCACTAAAAACCATTTCAACTTTAGAACCCTTTGACTCACACTCATCTTTAATTATTTGAGCCATTTTTTCAGTGTTACCAGTTTGTGACCAGTACAAAATTAATAAATTCATAATTTACTCCTTAAAATAATTTATTATATCAAACAAGTTATTTCCTTGTAATGATAGTCTTTTTGTTATTTGCTTAGCGTAGTCATATTTTTTAAAAATATTTTTTGCTCTCTCAACATCAGAATATACTTTCCATTTTCCAGATATACATTCATTTTTTCCATTGTAATTTATAAATCCAAGCACATCTTCATATGGATACCCTAAGAAAAATCCGATTTCATGAGGGAATTCATTTTCAAGCAATCTTTTCTTTAAAAAATTTATGCTGCTATTAAAATTATCCACAGGATAACCATAACTTTCTAAAGCTTTTTTTAGCCTCTTATCATTATAGTTTTCTATTAAATTGTAATTTATTAAGTACAGCAATAACTTTTTTTCAGTTTGCTTTAAAATAATTAAACTAAAATTATATTCAGATAATTTTTCATTTAATTTTAATATGTCTTCAAATATGTTTTCTGTATAATCGACGTTTATCATATTTGCAAATTTGAGATTACTAAGTGTGGGATAACAATGTTCTAATAATATGTCTTGTAACATAACCACCTCTATAATAAGTATTGATAATTGATATCATAAAAATTATAGCACATGATTTCACAGAAATCAATATTGATTATCAATTAAATTGTAAGAAATTTGTGGTATAATATTTTTGTGCATTAATGGTATATGAAATATCTTGATAATATCGAATGTGTATGTTATATTTTATATATCAACTTAATTGAAATGAGGTGGATAAATGAAGACTGTTTTTTCAGTAATTTTAGTTCTTGCTAGTATCGTAATTATATTTGCGGTAATGAGTCAAGAAACTAAATCAGAAGGGATGGCAGCGTTAACAGGCGAAACTAATGTCGGAGGACACGGTGGAAGATTAACTAAGGATAATTATATCAACAGAGTCGTAGTTGTATCATCAGTTATATTCTTAGTTTCAGCTTTGGCGTTAGCATATATAAAATAATTTAATAGTTGAAAGGAGTAAATCATGGACAATATGTATTACTATTTAGCTATTGCAGCAGGTATTATCGCTTTATTATTTGCTGCAATAAAGTTTAGTAGCATAAGTAAAAAAGGTGCTGGTAATGAAAGAATGAAGGAGATATCTGGATTTATTCATGATGGAGCTATGGCTTATCTTTCTCGTCAATACAAAGCACTTATTATTTTTGTTGTTGTAGTATGCGTAATTTTAGGTGTTGCAATTGATTATAAGACAGCAATTTGCTTCTTAGCTGGTGCAATATTTAGTGTACTTGCTGGATATATTGGAATGCAAGCTGCTACAAAGGCAAACGTTAGGACAGCTAACTCAGCAAAAGAAGAAGGAATGAACGGAGCATTAAACGTTGCATTTTCAGGTGGAGCAGTAATGGGAATGTGCGTTGTTGGATTAGGAATTTTAGGTATAACTCTTTCTTATATTATTTTCCAAGACGCAGAAATAGTTACTGGATTTAGTTTTGGTGCTTCTTCTATAGCGTTGTTTGCCAGAGTTGGTGGCGGTATTTACACTAAAGCTGCCGATGTTGGTGCAGACTTGGTTGGTAAAGTAGAAGCAGGTATTCCTGAAGATGACCCTAGAAACCCTGCAGTAATCGCAGATAACGTTGGTGATAACGTAGGGGACGTTGCAGGTATGGGAGCTGACTTGTTTGAATCTTACGCTGGTAGTATTTTATCAGGGATTACATTAGGTTTATTAGCTTACAAAGAAGCAGGTGTGTCTTTTGCAATTGCAATAGCAGCTATAGGAGTCATTGCTTCTATTATAGGTGTATTTACAGTAAGGGGAGGAAAAGATCCTCAAAAATCTTTAAATACTGGTACTATTATTAGTTCTATTTTAGCAATCGCAGGATCATTCTTCTTATCAAGAACTATTCTTGGTAACAATAATGCGTTCTTCTCTGTTTTAGCAGGTATTTTAGTTGGATTGATAATTTCTCAATTTACAGAATATTACACATCTGAAGACAAAAAACCAGTTCAAAAAATAGCTGAAGAATCTGAAACAGGTTCATCTACTAACATTATTTCAGGATTAGCTACAGGTATGAAATCAACAACTGGCCCTATTATTGTTATAGCTATTGGTATAATTGTTTCATTCTTTGCATCAAATGGTGCAACTAATCCTACAGAAGGTTTATACGGTATTGCAGTAGCAGCTATTGGTATGTTGTCAACTTGTGGTATGACAATTGCTGTAGATGCTTACGGTCCAATAGCCGATAACGCTGGTGGTATTGCAGAAATGTGTGAATTACCAGAAGATGTTAGAAATATTACAGATAAATTAGACTCAGTTGGTAATACAACTGCAGCCATTGGTAAAGGATTTGCAATTGGTAGTGCTGCATTAACAGCTTTGGCACTATTTGCATCATACACTGCAGTTGTAGGATTAAAACAAATCAATGTAACAAGCCCTGAAGTAGTAGCTGGTATGTTCATTGGTGGTATGTTACCATTCTTATTCTCAGCGTTAACTATGGATGCTGTAGGAACTGCTGCAAATGATATGATTGTAGAAGTTAGAAGACAATTTAAAGAGTTCCCTGGAATAATGGAAGGAACTCAACAACCAGATTACAAAAAATGTGTTGATATTTCTACTGGAGCTGCATTAAGACAAATGATAGTACCTGGATTATTAGCTGTAATATGTCCTGTAATAATGGGATTTTTATTAGGTGCAGAAGCTCTAGGAGGACTTTTAGCAGGTTCACTTGTAACAGGCGTTTTAATGGCGATATTTATGTCAAACAGTGGTGGAGCATGGGATAATGCTAAGAAGTATATTGAATCAGGTCAACATGGTGGAAAAGGATCAGATGCTCATAAAGCAGCTGTTGTAGGAGATACTGTAGGGGACCCATTCAAAGACACATCAGGCCCATCATTAAATATCCTAATTAAATTGATGACAGTAGTTTCATTAGTATTTGCACCATTAATTGCTCAACATGGTGGAATAATATTAAATTTATTCTAAATAATAAAAAATTTTTTAAACGGAATGAAATCTGTACTTTACAGATACATTCCGTTTAATTTTGTTTTATTTTAATTCTAAATTATTGTATAATATTAGTATGTATAATTTTAGGAGGATTAAATGGACGAAGTCGGGCCCAATCTTTTTATAGAATTGGTAATTTTATTGGTACTCATAATAATTAATGCTTTTTTTTCAGCAAGTGAAATAGCTATAGTATCTTGTGACAAAAATAAGCTTAGAGCTATGAGTGAAGATGGTAATGATAAAGCAAAATTAGTTTTAGAACAATTTGAAAAACACACAAAATTTTTATCTACTATTCAGGTTATTTTAACTTACATTGGATTTGTTGCTGCTGCAATATGTTCCTCTAGTTTAAGTGGGAGTTTGAGTAAAAAATTAGTATTTTTAGGACTAAATAGCTCCTTGACTTATTGGTTATCGGTTTGTATAGTACTTTTAGTTTTGTCATTTTTGTATATTTTGTTTGGACAATTGATTCCGAAAAGGATTGCTTTAAGTGTTGCGGATTCTTTTGCACTATTTTCAATCAGTGCTGTAAAATTTGTTTATTTTATCTTGAAACCATTTGTTTTCTTACTTTCAAGGGCAACAAAGCTTATATTAAGTATAATTGGAATTAAAACCTTGAATGTTGAAAGCAAGATAACTGTTGAAGAAATAAAGTCAATGGTAGAAGTGGGAAAAGAACAAGGTATTATAAATTCAAATGAAAAAGACATGATTGATGCTGTTATAAACTTTAATGAAAAAACTGCTGAAGAAATTATGACAGCAAGGACAGAAGTTTTTGCTATCGATCTTGAAGATTGTATCGAAGATTACTTGGATAAATTAATGGAACTTAAATTTTCAAGAATTCCAATTTATGAAGGTGATATTGACAATATTCTAGGCATTATTTATATTAAAGACTATATGAGCGAAGCTTACAAACTTGGATTTAATAATGTAGATTTAAGAAAAATTTTGAAACCTGCGTATTTCATATCTGAAACTAAAAATATCAATGATTTATTTTCAGATATGAAAAAGAAGAGAATTCATATGGCAATACTAATTGATGAGTATGGTGGATTTTCAGGAATTGTATCAATGGAAGATTTGATTGAAGAGATAGTTGGAAATATTGAGGATGAATATGATCATGAGGCACCAGATATTGTTCAAGTAGATAAATTCAATTATATCGTGAAAGGAAGTACTTCTATAAAGGAAATTAATTCTAATATAGGACTTGAAATTGATGAACTCTCTGACGATTACGATACATTAGGCGGTATGCTAATAAATCGATTAGGATATATACCTGAAGATGGGTTTAAAAGGAAAATTGATATTGATGGAGTTTTGTACAATATAATTTTTGTAGAAGATAAAAGGATTAAAAAGGTAAAAATTACATTACCTAAGAACTTTTTTGAACAGGTGAGTAAATGATTATTATAAAAAATAAAGACGAAATAGAAAAAATGGACATTTCTGGAAATGTAATTTCGGGTATGCACGAAGCGTTAAGAGAATATGTTAAACCGGGATTAACTACAATGCAAGTCAATGATTTTTGCGAAAAATTTATTAGGAGCAAAGGAGCAATTCCTGCTCAAATTGGTTATGAAGGGTTCCCATATGCTACATGCTGCTGTGTCAATGACGAAATATGTCATGGATATCCATCTGATTATGTTTTAAAATCTGGAGATTTGCTAAAAGTAGATACAGTGGTTGAATTGAATGGCTGGATGAGCGATTCATGTTGGAGCTATGCCGTTGGTGAAGTTGATGAAGAAACTAAAAAGCTAATGGAAGTTACAAGAGAGTGCATGTACGAAGGAATTAAATTAGCCGTTATTGGCAATAGATTAGGTGATATCGGAGCAAGAATTCAATCTATTGCTGAAGCAAATGGTTATTCAGTAGTACGTGAATTTACAGGACATGGAATTGGTAGAGGCATGCATGAAGATCCAATGGTTCTTCATTACGGAAAAGAACACAGAGGTCTTAGATTACAAGAGGGAATGGTATTAACTATCGAACCAATGATAAATATGGGAACTCATAAGTTGAAAATTGATAAAAATGGATGGACAGCAAGAACTATTGATGGTAAAAAATCATGTCAATATGAGCATACACTAGCAATCACTAAGGATGGTCCAAGAATTTTGACAAAACAACAAGGACAATAAAAAAATAGAGAATATTTTGGGGTTACCCGAATATTCTCTATTTTTTTATTACTGGAAAATCATAAAAATCATTAACTTTTCTTGTCGAGTAAATTAGTCTACTGACTTTTATATCAAATTCAAATAACTTTTGGTAATCCTCTGATAATTTTGAAAAATCTCTGATCAATGAACAAATTTTACAATTTTTATTAATCATAGATAAATCGAATTTTTTATTAAATCCTAATAAACGGATTGCCTCGATGTCTTTTTTCAAGATATCATCGACAAATTTTTTATCAACTTCTAAAATATAATTTAAAATCAATCTCTTAAGACGATTTTGCGAATACTTTCTATTTTTAATATTTTTAAATAAGGCATGATAATTTTTGTCGAGGCCTTTTGTTAAAAGATTTTCTAAACCTTTCTCATATCCTGTAATATTATCTAATTTATATTTTTCTATTAGCAACTTATATGATAATATATCCAATAGCTTTTTATTAACTTCAATATAACTGTTTTTTAGAAATTCATACGTTAAAGTTGGAATTTTGCTTTCGTATTGATCTAATAATTCTATATTACTTCTAATAGAAGATGCGCTATAAGATATATTTTCAATAGAATTTGAATTATAATCGCTGTTAATCCTTTTAATTGGAAGTATTTTACAATTAGAGTTTATTTTATCTAATGATTTTATATACTCCAATGCAAGAATATTGTTTGATCTGAATATTTCATCGGAATAATCCATATAGTTTTGTTTTGAAAATTCCATTATACTTTTGTTATATGAAAGATTTTTATTATCACAAATAAATTGCTCAATGTTATCATTGTTTTCTAGAAGAAAATTTTTAAAAGAAATAAGATCTTCGATTTCTGATTCAATTCCAAAGGATACGTAGTCGCATCCAATAGCATCAATGATTTTAATAGCATAATATCCAAAATTTTGTGCTGATTGTAATGAGAATACAGAAGGAATTTCAATCACACAGTCTATTCCATATTCCAAAGCAATTTTAGTTTTATAAAGTTTGTCTAAAACAGAAAACTCTCCACGTTGTACTACATTACCGCTCATAATTGTAATTATGTTAGCTTTTGGAAAAACTTTCTTGATTTTTTTTATTTGATGTAAATGACCAAAATGAAACGGATTGTATTCACATACTATAGCAATATTCATAATTTTCTAATCCTTTCATATACTTTTTTCTTATGTTGTATTATAATTGATATTGGTAATATAGTAAATAAAAAGGGGTAGATTTTATGGATATAAGATTTGTTAAAGGCAATATTTTTGAGCTACAAAGTGATGCAATTTTATATTTTATAGAAAACTCACTTCTAGAAGAGAATTCAAAAAAATTAGTTGAAAAAGCTGGAGAAAGAATTTTGGAGCCTCTTACAAAAATAAGTGGGATAGAAAAAGGTGAATGCAAAATTATTCCTGCTTTCAATTTAATATCGGATTATGTTATATTGGCAAATTTGCCAGAAAATTTAAAAGATTACAACAAAAATATTTTCAAAAACTTAATTTATAACGTTTTTTGCGAAATGAAAAAATTTGAAATACATTCTCTTAACATAGATTATTCTTTTTTAACTGAAAAATATTCTAGTGAATTTGTTAATCTGATAAATGAAGTTATAGACGAGAAATCATTGAGAATTAGCGATTTTCTTGTGTTTATGTGCAAAAGTTAAGAATTGACTTTTAACTTAAATTACTCTAAAATAATAATATGTCCAATGACGAAAGGTAGTGATTAATATTTTTCCGGAAACTCATAAGAGAATTGTTAGAGAAATAAATCAAGACATTAAGGATTCCTATGGAATCAATTTAAATATAAAAAAGTTAGAATGGGGAGCTGTTAGTCCAGATATTTTACCAAAATATAAGCTAATACGCCATTATAAAGAAGAAAGTATAAATTATATTGTTAAAGAAATTATCACTATAATTTATCTTTTTCAATTTACAGATTTAACAAGATTAAACTCATTGCAAAATAAGATTTTAAGTACAAAACTTGGAGTAATAAGTCATTATCTAAGTGATTATGTGTGCCTTCCACACGCAAAAAGATGGAGATGTAATCAGCATCTAAAAGATCACATGAATTACGAAAGAGTTTTGAATAAGATATCTCAAAATCATGTATTTAACAAAAAAGCAATAAAAACTAGTCGAATAAACATAGATAACGATGAATGCGTGATGTTAAAAACATTGGTTAAAAATTATATTGAAGATATAGTCGATGAATATAGCATGTCAGAAGGTAAAACTAGGGATTTGGACTTTGCGTATGGTTTGAATTATTCTATCTTCTGTTTTATTTTTGAAACCATTGAAATATTCTCTACAGAAAGATACTATCAAAAGTCCTTTGTTTTTTAAATATAATTAGGAGTACAGTTATGTATAAAGCTTACAACATGAACAATTTAAAGAAAAAGCTTGAAAAAAAATTTCTTTTTGAAGACGATTTATTAGCTTTATACTTAATGCTTGATATTGTTCAACAAGAAAACAAAATACAACCGTGTTATGTTAAATATAATGCTATTAATAAGATAAACAATGTTTTAAATAACCATCTTTCCTATAGAAATGATAAAGATAATATTATTAAAGCCGTTTTTGACTTAATCTCAGAAGATATTAATAAAATTGAGTTTACTTATTATCTTCAAGCATACACTGAAGGTTTCAATAATAAATATATAAGCGACGAACTAGAGTTTTATGTATTAAGGCATATTCCGGCATCAACAATAAAAAAATCAGATATTCTTCTTCACAATACTGAAAGTAGAAGTGCTAAATTTTTAAAAAGCAAAATGATTTGCTCTATTAAAAACAAATCAAATGCTTTTAGAGTACAGGATTCAATAATAGATAATTATTGCGAAAATATTTTAAAAGACAAAATATTTAGCATTAATAGCAAAATGGATAAACAATTGGTTATGAAATCTATTAACGACAGTATTGTGATTTCTGAAGAAAAATTTTTGAATATGTGGCAATTAGAAAATTTGTACAAAAAAATTGTTAAAACTTTGAAAAATGTTTTAAATAATTCAATAGAAGATGCATTGTGGTATGGGTTGAATGACAGAGTATTGCAAAGGTATAAGTAATTTGTAAAGTTAGGTTTAAATTGTTGTAAAAAAATTTGACAAAACAAATTTAATAGTTTATACTTATTAAGTAATGTTTGATACATTAAGCCCAGATAGCTCAGTCGGTAGAGCAAAGGACTGAAAATCCTTGTGTCGCTGGTTCGATTCCGGCTCTGGGCACCAAAATGTGTGCGGAAGTGGCTCAGTGGTAGAGCATCGCCTTGCCAAGGCGAGGGTCGCGAGTTCGAGTCTCGTCTTCCGCTCCATATGGCGACATAGCCAAGTGGTAAGGCAGAGGTCTGCAACACCTTCACCCCCAGTTCAAATCTGGGTGTCGCCTCCAAAGGAAAGTTTATTATAGACTTTCCTTTTTTTTATATGCTAAGGAGTTATTATGATTTTTATTGATTTATTGAAAGATGAACACATCGAAGAGTTATCTGATTTTGTATATAAACTTAGAAACAATATCTTATGTCAAAATAAATTTGATTCAAATATAGCTAAGAATAGATCTACTATACTTAAATCTATGAAAAAACAAATACTAGAAAAAAATCATTTCGTGATTTACGAAGAGGATAAATTGATAGGATATATAGTGCTAGATTTTGAAGATAATGAATTAATTATTAATGAGATTTATTTTGATAAGATTAATAACTCAATACTTTTTAAGGTTTTTAGATTTTTAATGGATTATGCAGTTTCAAATTTATTTGATATAATTAAATTTAAGTTTAAAGGATTTATTTTTGATGAAATTATTAAAGAACATTTGGACAATCAAAATAGATTGGAAATAAGAAATGATATATTTGAAGAATTTCGTAAGAAATTTGCAATAGTTAGTTTTAAATCTAAGGATGGATTAATAAAGTTTTTGCAAGAGAGTAGTTACGATATTATTTACAGTTTTAATAGCAATAAATTGGATAAAAAAGTATGTGACCATGTCGATATGCAAATTAGAAAAATAAACGATAATACATTTGTTTGTTCCCAAGAGTCATATAATCATTACAGGGCATATCTTCCAAATTATATAACATTATACGTAACAGAATTTGATATATCAGATAAATATCCAAAAGATTGCTTGTTGAATAACTTTTCGATTAAGAATCATTTGATATGTAATAAAAAATCTATTGATCCTGTTATCTTGAAACTTCTTAAAGACGAGAAAATAATAATGGTAAATCAGGGATATTCCAAATGTTCAACTATAGTTACTAATCATTTTGTGATTACAAGTGATAAATCTATATTTAATAGTGTTCAGAAGGAACATATTGAGGCTTTTTTGATAGATTCTGGTGAAATAAAACTAGAAGGTTATGATACAGGATTTATTGGTGGAACTTGTGGATATAGTTCTGATTTGGGGCTTGTATTTTATGGTAATCTTGAAAAGTACA encodes:
- a CDS encoding hemolysin family protein, whose protein sequence is MDEVGPNLFIELVILLVLIIINAFFSASEIAIVSCDKNKLRAMSEDGNDKAKLVLEQFEKHTKFLSTIQVILTYIGFVAAAICSSSLSGSLSKKLVFLGLNSSLTYWLSVCIVLLVLSFLYILFGQLIPKRIALSVADSFALFSISAVKFVYFILKPFVFLLSRATKLILSIIGIKTLNVESKITVEEIKSMVEVGKEQGIINSNEKDMIDAVINFNEKTAEEIMTARTEVFAIDLEDCIEDYLDKLMELKFSRIPIYEGDIDNILGIIYIKDYMSEAYKLGFNNVDLRKILKPAYFISETKNINDLFSDMKKKRIHMAILIDEYGGFSGIVSMEDLIEEIVGNIEDEYDHEAPDIVQVDKFNYIVKGSTSIKEINSNIGLEIDELSDDYDTLGGMLINRLGYIPEDGFKRKIDIDGVLYNIIFVEDKRIKKVKITLPKNFFEQVSK
- the map gene encoding type I methionyl aminopeptidase; translated protein: MIIIKNKDEIEKMDISGNVISGMHEALREYVKPGLTTMQVNDFCEKFIRSKGAIPAQIGYEGFPYATCCCVNDEICHGYPSDYVLKSGDLLKVDTVVELNGWMSDSCWSYAVGEVDEETKKLMEVTRECMYEGIKLAVIGNRLGDIGARIQSIAEANGYSVVREFTGHGIGRGMHEDPMVLHYGKEHRGLRLQEGMVLTIEPMINMGTHKLKIDKNGWTARTIDGKKSCQYEHTLAITKDGPRILTKQQGQ
- a CDS encoding tRNA(Met) cytidine acetate ligase — encoded protein: MNIAIVCEYNPFHFGHLHQIKKIKKVFPKANIITIMSGNVVQRGEFSVLDKLYKTKIALEYGIDCVIEIPSVFSLQSAQNFGYYAIKIIDAIGCDYVSFGIESEIEDLISFKNFLLENNDNIEQFICDNKNLSYNKSIMEFSKQNYMDYSDEIFRSNNILALEYIKSLDKINSNCKILPIKRINSDYNSNSIENISYSASSIRSNIELLDQYESKIPTLTYEFLKNSYIEVNKKLLDILSYKLLIEKYKLDNITGYEKGLENLLTKGLDKNYHALFKNIKNRKYSQNRLKRLILNYILEVDKKFVDDILKKDIEAIRLLGFNKKFDLSMINKNCKICSLIRDFSKLSEDYQKLFEFDIKVSRLIYSTRKVNDFYDFPVIKK
- a CDS encoding zinc dependent phospholipase C family protein translates to MINIFPETHKRIVREINQDIKDSYGINLNIKKLEWGAVSPDILPKYKLIRHYKEESINYIVKEIITIIYLFQFTDLTRLNSLQNKILSTKLGVISHYLSDYVCLPHAKRWRCNQHLKDHMNYERVLNKISQNHVFNKKAIKTSRINIDNDECVMLKTLVKNYIEDIVDEYSMSEGKTRDLDFAYGLNYSIFCFIFETIEIFSTERYYQKSFVF
- a CDS encoding DUF6873 family GME fold protein, whose amino-acid sequence is MIFIDLLKDEHIEELSDFVYKLRNNILCQNKFDSNIAKNRSTILKSMKKQILEKNHFVIYEEDKLIGYIVLDFEDNELIINEIYFDKINNSILFKVFRFLMDYAVSNLFDIIKFKFKGFIFDEIIKEHLDNQNRLEIRNDIFEEFRKKFAIVSFKSKDGLIKFLQESSYDIIYSFNSNKLDKKVCDHVDMQIRKINDNTFVCSQESYNHYRAYLPNYITLYVTEFDISDKYPKDCLLNNFSIKNHLICNKKSIDPVILKLLKDEKIIMVNQGYSKCSTIVTNHFVITSDKSIFNSVQKEHIEAFLIDSGEIKLEGYDTGFIGGTCGYSSDLGLVFYGNLEKYKYKEKLIDILNKEKIKYYYPKDDDFIDRGSIIFN